tCAACTTTTGATGTTCCAGGAAAGCTGCTGTGTGGAACGGAAGCCACAGCTCAGTCCTTCACTAGTAAGCCATCACACCTTCCCCACCCACCTTCATTCCTCATCTTGTCTACCTCACGAGGAGTGGCTGTGAAGGGCAACCAGGTGAAAGCACCCTACAAAGTACAAATCTGAATATTCATTCAGAGGAGAAATATTGTTAGTACTAAGGATGGATGATCCATTTGGGAGCACTAATCAGGTGGAACAGTTCAGTGTCAACTTTAAGAAGGTGAAGATTTCAGAGGAGGGGAACCCGTTCGAGAGAGGGGTGTTGTGAAGCTAGGCTTAGGCCAATCTCTGAAAAACTGTAAgtgactcacagacttggaattTCCCAGGCTTCACACCTCCCCAGCAAGGAAGGATGAGGATGAGAATGAGGGGTGTCAGCAATGAATTGACCTTGGTGGAGACTTTCTTGAGGCCCTGAATACATCTAGCCTTTGAAAGAACTCAGGGATAGGGGCTCCCATGGAAACTGGAAAAACGACAATTCAGGCAGAGGAGGGCATCAGGACTGTGGTGGACACATTCACCCTGGACACTGACGGTACCCCATCCAGGGCACAGCCATGCAGAGGGCCCCAGAGACTCAAGGCCAACAAAGTTCCCTCAACTAGAAGCTCATCTTAAGAGAGAGGATCAGAGGGGAACACAACAGGTTGTAGGGTTAGAATCCAAAGCCCACAACCCCTCAAAAGCAGTTCACAAGACCCCTCTAAGCCTTATTCCGTTCCCTCATTTGCAAAAAGGACTACTAATACCCAGACCTCACAATGCTGAGTTAAGGATCAAATGGGATAGTACCTCTGAGACCGCTTTGCAAATGTTGGTTATTACAATGCAGGGTCCACTTCTTGCCAGAATCAAGTCAGATTAGAGCGGTTTTCTCCAGCTCTCCCAGCTCTTGCTCCCTGTCGGCTTCGCGATTACCAGCCAAGGGTTTCTGGTAAGGGTGTGACCACTGTGGGCAGGAGGGAGACGGTAATGAATAGATGAAAACCCCTAGTCAGGGCAGGCGGCAACCTGAACATcagctctccccctccctcctcccctccagcctctggTTCTTCCTCGGCTCAGACGACAGTGGGAGGGCAGACGAGAAGAGCAGGGTAAGGGTCCTGGGAGCCCCGCCCCCAGGTTCCCGGCGGGAACGGGCACTCCTTGTCCCCGCGAGGTGCCCGCCGGGCCCAGGGCTGGGATGCCGCTCCGGAAGCACCTGGCACGGGGACAGTATGTCCTTCCTGGGAAGGTGGACGTGACCCCTGCCAAGGGCGCGGCTGCCCCGACGCCTCCCCGGGCCAGCCGCCCCCTCCCAGGTCCCTagacaaggagaggagaggagaggagcaggAGCGGGACCTTTCCCCCACCCCGGGCCGCCCCCTGCCGGCTCGGTGGTGAGTGACTATGAAAGGTCCTTGTTCTGGAAAAAGGCAAAGAGCTGGGCTACCTCCTCCTGGGATACGAGAGGgtcaaaaagaaaagagcaaagggAGGGGAAACGGCGCTttggaaaggggagggagagacgCCCCCTTCTTCCCCAGCGCCGCGGGGGCCCACCGGACTCCCCGGTCCCTTCGGGCACGCAAAGGGCTTCGGGCCCGTCTTGGGGTGGCACTCACCGGTCCCACGGCCTGAGCCGCCGAGCGTGCGGCCCCCGCCGGCCAGACTGGAAACGCAGACGGGCGGGCCGGGTGAGGCGGCGGGAAAAGCCCGGGGAGGAAGGGCGGAGGCAGGGGCAGGAGACAGCCGGAGAGGAGGGAAAGCTGGGAACGCCGGGTCGCAGCCGCGGGCTACAGTTGGGGCCAAGTGGCCGGGAACCGGCACGCTCCTCCCTCGGGGCGGGGCGCGCACTCGCGGCGCGGGGCGCACGTGGCCCGTCCGGGTCGCCGGCATCCGGAGTTGGGGGCTCGCTCCGGGACAAAATATTCTGAGAGCCTGGGGTAAGATgcgggggagaagggagggagggcttcAGGGCCTCCGGGCCCTCACGGGGCTGTGGGTCTCTCCGTAGGGAGACCAGGCGCCctggccacccccaccccccactgacGAGGCCTCGCCGTGGGGTCTGAGGGCCAGTGGTGAGGTGCGGGAAGCGCCTTTCCCGCCCGACCTCCTCTGACCGACCTGCCCGAGGCCAAGGCCCGAGAGCACCTGGGCTAGGCAAGCCCTTGACAGGGAAGGACGCGCATGGGGAGCCTGCGGGGCGTGGGAAACGAGCACTCTCGTGGGCGGGGACGCGCGCGGGGGGCCGGCCCAGAAGCGCAGGCCGCCCGGCGTCGGCCGGAAGCGCTGTTCGGGAGGCGGAAGCGGCTGGCTCGCGCGTGTCCCGCCCTTGCGGGGGTACCCCGCGCCCCGGCTCTCTTACGGGACCCTCTACCTCTGGGCGCAGAGACCACCAGGAACACGTGAGGTAACGGCCGGCGCGGCCAGGGAGCGTGTCTGTCGGGAAAAgggctcttttatttttaaaggccagCAGGTTCGGATCGATTTGTTCTCGGGAGGTAATGCTGCTGGGCCCAGATAGGCCATCACGTATGCATGCATTCTTTTATTCAATATGGTTCTTGTTTGGCCAACAAATGTGTTCTTCCCAGGTGCCACTTTTCAGACATGGATATGTGGCAGAGAGGTGTTTTATATCCCTTTAAAACAATTAACACTAGTGTGTACTTTACGGACCCCTACTCCTCCTCCACGATTAGCCATCCATTCTACCTACCTACACCTTAACCTGTAAATGAGGTAAGGAGCAGCCTGGGGCTCAGGAGATCACTGGAGGATTCGTATTTTGTACTAGAAGCAGGAGGTTCAGAGAGGCTCAGGACAGAAACCAAGGCCCCCAACTCCAAAGTGTACTTAAATACcttctctttccctgtccctcttCTCCTCCCGTCTCAGATTTGACTCTAAATCATTAGTGAGGTGTATTCAATTTTCATTATATTATCTTCATGACCTTTACATGCTTTGTAGTAGGAATTTCTATCCTACCGTGAGTCCACTCTCAGGTTTTGTATCTCACATTCACTTTCTTTGTGAGTCTGCCTTATACTGAGAATAGCTAAAGCTTTTTAACCAGTTATTTCATACTATTAGTATGACATCCTTATCCTCATATATTAGTGTTAGGCTTCTTCCAGCAATCCTTGTAAGGGGAATCGCAAGTCCTGGGTTCTGCTCCGAAACTCAGGAATAAGAGTAAAATCAAGTCAGGTGCATATTTATGCAAATTACCAagtcatgtacatatatatgccaGTTCCACAGGAACGTTGCTTTCCACAAATGCATCTTAGTTCTcctgccagggatcgaacccgtgccccctgcagtggaagcagagtcttaactactggactgccagatTAGCCCCAtccctttgctcttgttttcacaggaagaagaaaaaatgtctCAGAAGCAGATGAAGGAAGCTTTTGTCAGTAACCACAATGGAACGAGCGTGCTGGAAATCACCGAGGGCTTGTGCTTGCCTGCACTCTGTATCCTGTGTAGAGGGCTCCTGATCATTCTCTCACAGCACTTATGTTCTTCTTCACATACCTGGAGAACTCGATTCTTCATTGACTTTGCTTTCCTAATAGTTCCCCTGGTGACCACTTTGACCATTTTCGCTTCATTTGTCCTCCTTGAGTATCTCATTGTAATTATCTTTGGGGCAGTGCTGCTCTATGAAACATACTGCAGGAGAACTTGCTATGCCAGAATGCCTGTCGGGAAAATCCttgaaaaattcttgaaaatCAGTCTAGAATCAGAATACATTCCAGCCATCTCCTGTTTCCGTGTAATTAACAGTGCATTTACTGCTGTTGCCATTTTGGCTGTGGACTTCCCTCTTTTTCCCAGAAGATTTGCCAAAACCGAGCTCTATGGGACAGGAGCAATGGATTTTGGAGTAGGAGCCTTTATTTTTGGGACTGCAATGGTTTGTCCAGAGGTTaggagaaaatatacaaaagggTCCAGACTTTGTTATCTTACAAAGTCATTGTACTCTGTTTGGCCATTAGTCTTCCTAGGAATGGGACGATTAGTCATTATAAAATCCATAGGCTATCAGGAACATTTAACTGAGTATGGAGTTCACTGGaattttttctttaccttaaTAGTTGTGAAATTGATAACATCACCGCTTTTGATTATTTTTCCCCTAAATAAATCCTGGATTGTGGCTATCAGCATTACTGTATTCTACCAGCTAGCCCTTGATTTTACCCCACTGAAAAGGTTAGTTTTGTATGGCAGTGATGGCAGTGGCACAAGGGTTGGTTTATTAAATGCCAACCGAGAAGGAATAATCTCTACCTTGGGGTATGTGGCAATACACATGGCTGGTGTTCAAACAGGATCATACGTACTTAAAAAAAGATCACATATCAAAGACTGGATAAAAGTAGCATGTTATATTCTATTGACAGCTATTGGCTTCTTCATATCTCTTTACATAGTTCAGGTAAATGTAGAAGTAGCATCTCGAAGAATGGCCAATTTAGCCTTTTGTATTTGGATAGTTGCTTCTTGCCTGATCCTTCTTAGTAGTTTATTACTGGGtgatataattttgaattttgccaaatttcTAATTAAAGGGGCAAcagtaccatgttcttggaaacTTATCCAGTCACCTGCTGCAAATAGAAAGCATTCAGAATCTCTAGTCTCTGAAGCTGAAAGAAAGGAACCCACTCTTTGTTTAATCACAGCAATGAACAGAAaccagttaatttttttcttgctgtcaAATGTAACAACTGGCCTAGTCAACCTGTTGGTAGATACATTACACAGCAGTACCTTGTGGGCCTTATTTGTACTCAATCTCTACATGTTTACCAACTGCTTAGTTATATATGTGCTGCACTTGCAAGATAAGACGGTAAAATTTTGGTGATCAGTACAGGTAGTATATATTTTGagcaatattattttaatgagaaagaataaatataaaatgggcTTTTGGCAACTCAGTGTTAagtgtattttattataaaattttcattccTACTCTAACAGTAGTGatgcttaatattttaaatgtatctcAACACCATGTAAAACAAACCAATACAGAAGAAACAAagccttttgacttgttagaatatttataaatttcagtattttaaagaaattgttgTGTTTACAGTTGTGATACTGGAAGATtggagggtgaggaggaggatttttactttccatctttttttttttataaatttatttatttattttatttttggctgtgttgggtcttcattgctgcgcgcgggctttctctagttgcggtgagcaggagctactctttgttacagtgcgcaggcctctcattgtggtggcttctcttattgtggagcacgggctctaggtgcacaggcttcagtagttgtggctcatgggctcagtagttgtggcatgcaggctctagagcgcaggctcagtagttgtggcacacgggcttagttgctccacggcatgtgggatcttcccggaccagggcttgaacccgtgtcccctgcattggcaggcggattcttaaccactgcgccaccagggaagctgctaCTTTCCATCTTATATCACctattattctgtattttttattgtatgtattttataacatttacattgaAATATCTCAGTTGTGGAACTGTCAACACTACTGCTCAATTTTAGTCTTTTTAAGAAACCTCAGTATAAGAAAGCAAATGTTTAAAATCAAATACTTATAAAGTCAGAAAACAGTTAAATGCTCCATAGAATAGACTGAATTATTTGTTGTGGTTTATATACTTAATAATTATGGACAATAGTTTTGCCTTGAGACAAAACTGTTGTCTCAAGGCAAAGCTATTCATTTTTTTAGCCTACTCTCTCTCTGCTAGGGATGATAAGCAAAAATTTCCTGATATCTTGGAGCCTGCAATCTAATGGGGGAAACACATGAAACAACTGTTATAAACTGTGGTAAGTCATGAAGTATAGGTTGCCAAGAGTGTCAAATCAAGAATTGACTTTACAGTAGAGTCAAGAAAGTTCTCCCCGCAGATGGTATTTTTTGAGCTAGAGCTGATGGTTGGGATGAGGAGTTAGTGTTTGTGTGTCTGCAGAGTGGAGGGGCATATGCTGGTAAGAGAGGGGGTAAACAGCAAATATGACTATTATACTAATTAGTTTACTCCAATTTGTTATATTGATGATGGCTAATTTGGTATTTATGTGGCATTTTATCCTTGCTAACTACAATCAGTTATATTTGGAGGTAATCTATTATTGAAAGAAGTTTCCCCCTAAGAAAATCAGTCTATTGAATAGTTATATAGCTATAAAAACAAaagtcaaattttattttcaattgaaaaggaagacttgagggacttccctggaggtccggtGGTTAAGCCTTCGACTTTCAATGCagtgggtgtgggttcaatccctggtcccggagttaggatcccacatgcctcagggccaaaagaacaaaaatgtaaaacagaagcaatagtgtaacaaattcaatagactgaaaaaaaaaaaagacttgaaattTAACCAATAAGATTATAGTATGTAAATTAAGCATGACTAGGAAAGGTGATTGGTTTTCCTGCTGTCACAGTGCTAATACCCTACAACTTACCTGTTCAAAGCATTCATAGGAGGCTGAGAGGCTCTAACCATATTGtcctctcattaaaaaaatagtaatttaaagTATTTGATG
This window of the Balaenoptera ricei isolate mBalRic1 chromosome 20, mBalRic1.hap2, whole genome shotgun sequence genome carries:
- the PIGW gene encoding phosphatidylinositol-glycan biosynthesis class W protein — translated: MSQKQMKEAFVSNHNGTSVLEITEGLCLPALCILCRGLLIILSQHLCSSSHTWRTRFFIDFAFLIVPLVTTLTIFASFVLLEYLIVIIFGAVLLYETYCRRTCYARMPVGKILEKFLKISLESEYIPAISCFRVINSAFTAVAILAVDFPLFPRRFAKTELYGTGAMDFGVGAFIFGTAMVCPEVRRKYTKGSRLCYLTKSLYSVWPLVFLGMGRLVIIKSIGYQEHLTEYGVHWNFFFTLIVVKLITSPLLIIFPLNKSWIVAISITVFYQLALDFTPLKRLVLYGSDGSGTRVGLLNANREGIISTLGYVAIHMAGVQTGSYVLKKRSHIKDWIKVACYILLTAIGFFISLYIVQVNVEVASRRMANLAFCIWIVASCLILLSSLLLGDIILNFAKFLIKGATVPCSWKLIQSPAANRKHSESLVSEAERKEPTLCLITAMNRNQLIFFLLSNVTTGLVNLLVDTLHSSTLWALFVLNLYMFTNCLVIYVLHLQDKTVKFW